The Vibrio tapetis subsp. tapetis genome segment CAAAAGTGGGCCGCACATTGTCGTGGCTATTACGAGAACCGTATTGAAGAATACATGCTTAATCTTGAAAACTTAGCTCACGAACATGAAAGTGACGAAACGAAATTAGCTATATTAAAATCCGTTTATCGCTATGTAGAAAAACTTGTCTCATAAAGGCACTCCTATGTTTAAACGCCTACTCGGCTACGTGGTTTCATTCGCTGTTATTATGGCCTGCTTATTAGCCGGCCTAACCATTCAATCAGCTCTCGGTACATCCATTCCCGGTAGTATTTTTGGCATGCTATTGTTGTTTGCTTTGCTGGTTTTCGGCATTGTGCCTGTTGAATGGGTTAAGCCAACCTCTCAGCTTTTCATCCGCTATATGATTCTGCTGTTTGTTCCTATCAGCGTCGGATTGATGGATCACTATGAAATGCTCGCGGAAAATGCACTGCCTATTTTGGCAAGTGCCGTGGGCGGAACTGCGATCGTCTTAGTGCTATTAGGATTAACGTTGGAACATATTCTAAAAGGAGAGAAGTAGTATGTGGCTTGTTATCACCATTGCTGTTTTCTTTTTTGCTAGAGCTGTTAGCTTAAAATTGAAAAACCCGATCATGAATCCGTTGGTGATAAGCGTTTCTATCATCATCTGTGCTCTATTATTACTTGATATCGATTTTTCAACCTATTACGGAGAAACAGACTACCTGAGCTATTTACTTCAGCCTGCTGTCGTAGCTTTGGCTTACCCGCTATATTCGCAGTTACCAGAAATTCGCACTCGCTGGAGGATCATTCTACTCGCCTGCGGT includes the following:
- a CDS encoding CidA/LrgA family protein, encoding MFKRLLGYVVSFAVIMACLLAGLTIQSALGTSIPGSIFGMLLLFALLVFGIVPVEWVKPTSQLFIRYMILLFVPISVGLMDHYEMLAENALPILASAVGGTAIVLVLLGLTLEHILKGEK